The nucleotide sequence GCGGCGCGGAGCGCCCTGGTGGGCGGCGGCCGCGGGGCGCGTCCGGACGGGGGCGGGCACCGGTCGGGCGGAGCCGCCCTCGGCCGCCACGGCACGCTTGACGGTGACCTCGGGGCGCGCCGAGCGCGCCGGGTGCACGGAGTACGTCCGCGGCGCGGGGTCGGAGAGGTCGGTGCGCGGGATGGGGGCGCGGCGCTCGAGCACGCGCATCGCGGCGCTGAACTGCTCGACCGACCGGGCGGTCGAGAGCTGGTCGCGACGACGGATCCAGTACTGCACGAAGTAGGCAGCCCAGACCCCGAGGAGGACGAGGAAGATCAGGCTCGACGGGGACCGCACGGTCCGACGGTAGGTGCCGTCGGCCTCAGGATTCCGCACCCGGGTCGGTGTGTCGCGGAAGTGACTGCTGTGACGGCTGTTCCGACGCCGCGATCCGGGCCAGGCGAGCGGTGAGGGGCTCGCCGCCGAGGTCCTCCACGGTCAGCGCGAACGACAGGTGGTCGCGCCAGGCGCCGTCGATGTGGAGGTACGCGGGACGCCTTCCCTCGGAACGGAACCCGAGCTTGCGCACCACCGCGAGGCTTGCCGTGTTCTCGGGGCGGACGTTGATCTCCATGCGGTGCAGCCCGACCCGGCGCAGGAGGTGGTCGCCGACGAGCGCGACGGCGGTCGGCACGACCATCTGGCCGGCGACGGCCCGGCTCACCCAGTAGCCGACCGTGCACGAGCGGAAGGAGCCGTAGACGATGGTGCCGACGTTGACCTGGCCGACGAGGCGCCCCCCGGACTCGAGCGCCAGCGGGAGGGACCGGCCGGCCGCCGCCTCCACCTCGTAGGCGGCGACGAGCTCGTCGAAGGTGCGGGCGGGAGCATCGGGGTCGGGCGAGGTCGCGTCCCACGGCTCGAGCCAGGCCGCGTTCGCCCGGCGCACGGCCTGGAAGACGGGGGCGTCCTCACGGACGAGCGGGCGCAGCAGGACGTCGGCGCCGGTCGGGGTGGTGCCCGACAGGCGCAGCGGCCACACCCACTCCCTCGGCGCCCCGGCCGCCGGCCCGTCCCCCTCCGGACGCCGCAGCCGGCGCCACATCAGTGGTCGCCCCCGCGGACCTGGTCGAGGGCGTGCGGCAGGACCTCGGCGAGGACGGCGAGGGCGTCGCGCACCCCGCCGCTGGACCCCGGGAGGTTGACGACGAGCGTGCGCCCCGCGAGCCCCGCGAGCCCGCGCGAGAGCACCGCGGTCGGGATGCCCTGCGCCACACCGCGCGCCCGCACGGCCTCGGCGAGTCCGGGGACCTCGCGGTCCAGCAGCGGCCGGGTGGCCTCGGGCGTGCCGTCGGTCGGCGTCAGGCCCGTCCCGCCGGTGGTCAGGAGCAGGTCGGGCCCCTCGGCGAGGGCGGCGACGAGCGCTTCGGCCACGGCCGGTCCGTCGGGGACGACCCGCGGCTCGGCGACCTCGCAGCCCCAGCCCCGCAGGGCCTCGACGATGAGGGCGCCCCCGCGGTCGGGGTAGACGCCCTGCGCGGCGCGCGTCGAGCAGGTGACGACGGCGGCGCGGCGGCCGGTGAGGTCGGGCTGCTCGCTCATCGTTCCTCCTCCCAGTCCCCGGAGCGACCGCCGGACTTCGCGGTGACGCGGACGTCGGTGATGCGCGCGCGCTTGTCGACGGCCTTGACCATGTCGATGAGCCCGAGCGCGGCGACGGTGACGGCGGTCAGCGCCTCCATCTCGATGCCGGTGCGGTCGGCCGTGCGCGCCTCGGCCCGGATCTCGACGCCGTCGTCGACGACGTCGAGGTCGACCTCGACCGCGTGCACCGCGACGGGGTGCGCCAGCGGCACGAGCTCGGGGGTGCGCTTGACGGCCTGGATGCCGGCGATCCGGGCGACCGCGAGCGCGTCGCCCTTCGGCACGGTGCCGTCGCGCAGCGCCGCGACGGCCGCCGCCGAGAGCAGCACCCGCCCCCGCGCCTCGGCCCGGCGCGCCGTGACGGCCTTCGCCGAGACGTCGACCATGTGGGCCGTGCCGTCCGGCCGGACGTGGGTCAGCCCGCTCACCGGGCGCTGGGGGTCAGCCACAGCCCCGATGATGCCCCAGCAGCGGCAGGCAGCGGAGCCTGGCCCCCTCCTCGACCCGCCCGACCTCGGCCGGGACGACGGCCAGCGCGGTCGCCTCGGCGAGCGCCCCCAGCACGTGCGACCCCTGGCCGCCCGAGGGGACGACGACGCCGTCCCGCTCGACGACGCGGGTCATCTCGGTGCGCCCGGGGGCGGCCGGCCACGACGCGCCGGCGACGGCCTCGAAGGCGCCGTCGTCGTCGGGCTCGAGCCCGGCGAGCCGCCGCAGCGCGGGCAGGACGAAGACGTGGAACGAGACGTACGAGCTGACCGGGTTGCCGGGGAGCGTGACGACGGGCAGGCCGCTCGCGGCGACCCGACCGCAGCCCTGGGGCATCCCGGGGCGCATCGCGACCTTGGTGAAGTCGACGCCGCCGTCGGCGGTCAGGACCTCCTTCACCGTGTCGTAGACGCCCATCGAGACGCCGCCGGTCGTGATGACGAGGTCGGGGTCGCCGTCGGGCGCCGCGAGGAAGGCGCGCACCGCGTCGGCCTCGTCGCGCAGGTGGACCCCGGCCGCGACCTCGGCGCCGGCCGCCTCGACGAGCGCGCGGAGCATCAGGTGGTTGGAGTCGACGATCTGCCCGTGCTCGAGCCGGCCGCCGACGGGGACGAGCTCGTCGCCGGTCGAGACCACGGTGACGCGCGGGCGCCGGTGGACGACGACCTCGGGGATGTTCGACGCCGCGGCGAGCGCGACGTGGCCCGGCCCGAAGCGGGTACCCGCCGTCAGCACCACCGTGCCGGCCCGGACGTCCTCGCCGCGGTGGCGCAGGTGGCGCCCGACCTCGGGCTCGAGCCGCACCGAGACCTGCTGCGCCCCACCGTCGGTCATCTCGACCGCGACCACCGCGTCCGCGCCCTCGGGCAGGGGCGCACCGGTCATGATGCGCAGGGCGTGGCCGGGCTCGAGGACGTGCCGGGTCGTGTCGCCGGCCGCGACGTCGCCGTCGACCGGGAGGACCACCGGCGACTCCTCGCCCGCCCCGGCGAGGTCGGCGGCCCGCACGGCGTAGCCGTCCATCGCCGAGTTGTCGAAGCCCGGGAGGTCGACCAGCGCGACGGCGTCCTCCGCGAGGACCCGGCCGAGGGCGGACCCGACCGGGACGCGCTCGGAGGGAAGGGGGTCGACGAGGGAGAGCACGACCGTTCGGTGCTCGTCGACGGTGCGCATCAGGAGGCCCCGTCCAGCCGCGTGCCGTCCGCCAGCCGCCGGGGCTCGCCCGTGAGGTGGACGTCGCCGACGCAGACGACGTCCGCGCCGAAGGTCACGTCGGCCTCGACCCGCAGGCTCGTGCACTCGCGCAGCGACGGTGCGCCGGAGGGGAACCGGGCCTCGAAGTCGTCGACGAGCCGGTAGGCCGGCCCGAGGTCGACGAAGGGGTCCGGGTGGTCGGTGGCCGCCTCGACGGTGGCGTCGGCGGCGAGGCGGTAGAGGTCGCTGCGGATGAGCAGGAGCTCGTTGGTCGTCTTGACCGGGCGGAACCGGCTGCGCGGCACCGCGATCGCCCGCGCGCCGTCGAAGAGCTCGACGGCTGCGCCCATCGCCGACTCGACCTGGACGACCGGCGTCGAGGAGGGGTCGGTGGGGTCGACGGTCTTGCGGTTGACGATGATCGGCAGCCCGAGGACGCCGTCGCGCTCGTCCAGCCGGGCGGCGAGGACCTCCAGGTCGATCCACAGGTTGTTCGTGTGGAACCAGCGGTGCCGCTCGAGGTCCTGGAAGTACTCGTCCTCCCCCGGCGCCACGGCCGCGGAGTCACGCAGCACGAGGCGCCCGTCGCCGTGCCGCACGACGAGCTGGCCGCCCTTGCGGTCGTTGACGGTGCGGGCGCTCATCTCCGCGACGTAGGGGATGCCCTCGGCCGCCATCCACGCCGGAATCGCGCCGTCGCAGGTCGCGCCGAGGTTGTCGGCGTTGGAGAGGAACAGGTGGCGGAAGCCGCGTCGCCGCAGCTCCGCCAGGAGGCCGGTCGTGCGCAGCGCGACGAAGACGTCGCCGTGGCCGGGCGGGCACCACTCGAGCTCGGGGTCGGCGGGGTGCTCGACCGGGAAGAGGTCGTCGGCGCGGAGCTTGGGCTCCTTGCTCTGAAGAAAGTCCAGCGGCAGCCCGTCGACCTCGAGCCCCGGATGGCGCCGGAGGATCTCGAGCGAGGCGTCCCGCGTCCGGAAGGAGTCCATGAGCAGGAGCGGCACCTCGACGCCGTGCTCGCGGCGCAGGGCGAGCACCTGCTCGGCGATGACGTCGAGGAAGGAGCGGCCCTCGCGGACCTCGAGCGCCGACTTCGGCCCCTGGATCCCCATGCTCGTGCCGAGACCGCCGTTGAGCTTGACGACGACGGTGCCGGCCAGCGCCTCGCGGACGGCCTCCGGCGAGAGGTCGAGGTCGGCCAGCGACGGCGGGTCGGGCAGGGGGTCGACGGTGGCCTCGGGGATGGTCCCGGTCACGTCCGCGGCGAGCTGCTCGTGGTACTGGGCGAAGACGCGGACGGCGAGCTCGTCGACCCCGGCCTCGCGCATCCTGGCCGTCGCGGCCCGGAGGGCTTCGCTGGTCATGCCGCCCACCCTACGATGCCGGACATGCCGCAGAGCCCGAAGACCGTGCGCCGGAGGGAGCTGCGCACCCGGCGCCGCGAGATCGCCGCGGGGCGCGCGACCGGGCGTGATGCCGAGGCGCTCGCGCGCGGGGCGGGCGACCTGCTCGACCGCCTCCGGCTCGGCCCGGGCGCCGTCGTCCTCTCGTACGAGTCGATCACCGGCGAGCCCCCGACCGGCGCGATGAACACCGCCCTCGTCGCACGCGGTGTGCGGGTGCTCGTCCCCGACACCCTCGAGGACCTCGACCTCGACTGGCACGACCTCGCCGAGTCCGACCCCGGCGCGGCCCGGCTCGGCCTCGACGCCCCCGGCCTCGCGGACCTCGTCCTCGCCCCGGGCCTGACCGTCGACGCCGACGGCACCCGGATGGGGCAGGGCGGCGGCTGCTACGACAAGGCGCTCCCCCGCCGCCGTGCCGGCGTCCCGGTCGTCGTGCTGCTGCACCCGGGCGAGCTCGACGACGACCCGCTGCCCCGCGAGGAGCACGACGTGCCCGTGGACGCGGTGCTCACCGCCGACGGGCTGACCGTCCTGCGACCGGGCGCCCTCGACCGCTGACGGCCCGGTCGGTGTACAGAAATCGACACTTTCGACGATTGATGCACGCCGACGGGTCTCCGGCCGCGTGCACAAATCGACGCTTTCGACGATTGATGCACGCCGACGGGTCTCCGGCCGCGTGCACAAATCGACACTTTCGACGATTGGTGCACGCTGACGGGGCGGGTCAGGGGCCGCTCGGGGCGCTGTCCGGCCGCAGGGTGAGGACGTCGGGGTCGGTGCCGTCGACCGCACCCGCCGTGAACGGCCACGGACGCTGCCGCCCGGCCA is from Arthrobacter sp. NEB 688 and encodes:
- the moaC gene encoding cyclic pyranopterin monophosphate synthase MoaC — encoded protein: MVDVSAKAVTARRAEARGRVLLSAAAVAALRDGTVPKGDALAVARIAGIQAVKRTPELVPLAHPVAVHAVEVDLDVVDDGVEIRAEARTADRTGIEMEALTAVTVAALGLIDMVKAVDKRARITDVRVTAKSGGRSGDWEEER
- a CDS encoding GNAT family protein — protein: MWPLRLSGTTPTGADVLLRPLVREDAPVFQAVRRANAAWLEPWDATSPDPDAPARTFDELVAAYEVEAAAGRSLPLALESGGRLVGQVNVGTIVYGSFRSCTVGYWVSRAVAGQMVVPTAVALVGDHLLRRVGLHRMEINVRPENTASLAVVRKLGFRSEGRRPAYLHIDGAWRDHLSFALTVEDLGGEPLTARLARIAASEQPSQQSLPRHTDPGAES
- a CDS encoding 5-formyltetrahydrofolate cyclo-ligase; amino-acid sequence: MPQSPKTVRRRELRTRRREIAAGRATGRDAEALARGAGDLLDRLRLGPGAVVLSYESITGEPPTGAMNTALVARGVRVLVPDTLEDLDLDWHDLAESDPGAARLGLDAPGLADLVLAPGLTVDADGTRMGQGGGCYDKALPRRRAGVPVVVLLHPGELDDDPLPREEHDVPVDAVLTADGLTVLRPGALDR
- a CDS encoding molybdenum cofactor synthesis domain-containing protein; translation: MSEQPDLTGRRAAVVTCSTRAAQGVYPDRGGALIVEALRGWGCEVAEPRVVPDGPAVAEALVAALAEGPDLLLTTGGTGLTPTDGTPEATRPLLDREVPGLAEAVRARGVAQGIPTAVLSRGLAGLAGRTLVVNLPGSSGGVRDALAVLAEVLPHALDQVRGGDH
- a CDS encoding UTP--glucose-1-phosphate uridylyltransferase — translated: MTSEALRAATARMREAGVDELAVRVFAQYHEQLAADVTGTIPEATVDPLPDPPSLADLDLSPEAVREALAGTVVVKLNGGLGTSMGIQGPKSALEVREGRSFLDVIAEQVLALRREHGVEVPLLLMDSFRTRDASLEILRRHPGLEVDGLPLDFLQSKEPKLRADDLFPVEHPADPELEWCPPGHGDVFVALRTTGLLAELRRRGFRHLFLSNADNLGATCDGAIPAWMAAEGIPYVAEMSARTVNDRKGGQLVVRHGDGRLVLRDSAAVAPGEDEYFQDLERHRWFHTNNLWIDLEVLAARLDERDGVLGLPIIVNRKTVDPTDPSSTPVVQVESAMGAAVELFDGARAIAVPRSRFRPVKTTNELLLIRSDLYRLAADATVEAATDHPDPFVDLGPAYRLVDDFEARFPSGAPSLRECTSLRVEADVTFGADVVCVGDVHLTGEPRRLADGTRLDGAS
- the glp gene encoding gephyrin-like molybdotransferase Glp, translating into MRTVDEHRTVVLSLVDPLPSERVPVGSALGRVLAEDAVALVDLPGFDNSAMDGYAVRAADLAGAGEESPVVLPVDGDVAAGDTTRHVLEPGHALRIMTGAPLPEGADAVVAVEMTDGGAQQVSVRLEPEVGRHLRHRGEDVRAGTVVLTAGTRFGPGHVALAAASNIPEVVVHRRPRVTVVSTGDELVPVGGRLEHGQIVDSNHLMLRALVEAAGAEVAAGVHLRDEADAVRAFLAAPDGDPDLVITTGGVSMGVYDTVKEVLTADGGVDFTKVAMRPGMPQGCGRVAASGLPVVTLPGNPVSSYVSFHVFVLPALRRLAGLEPDDDGAFEAVAGASWPAAPGRTEMTRVVERDGVVVPSGGQGSHVLGALAEATALAVVPAEVGRVEEGARLRCLPLLGHHRGCG